The proteins below are encoded in one region of Rhizobium sp. 9140:
- a CDS encoding threonine aldolase family protein, giving the protein MIFSSDNWAGAHPLIAESLVKAAPGFAPAYGTSPLDRRVEAMLAEVFEREVAVFFVGTGTAANSLAFASVTRPGGHVFCHREAHVNSDECGAPEFFSLGARMAPVDGAFGKMEPERLEAEIKRFPPGFVHAGQPMAVTLTQATEAGTVYTLDEISAISQIAQRYALPLHMDGARFANALVALDATPAEMTWKRGVDILSFGGTKNGCWCAEALILFDPKKTGDMPYLRKRSAQLFSKTRFVSAQLEAYLDKNLWLDLARHANAMAKRLADGIADSNSARLAWPSNANELFVILKTANADALKEKGALFYDWPVPHALAGTLGANEDLYRLVTSFATEAADVDAFLEGCRSA; this is encoded by the coding sequence ATGATCTTCTCCTCCGACAACTGGGCCGGCGCCCATCCCCTCATTGCGGAAAGCCTGGTCAAGGCAGCGCCGGGCTTTGCCCCGGCCTATGGCACGAGCCCGCTCGACCGCCGGGTGGAGGCGATGCTGGCCGAGGTCTTCGAGCGGGAGGTCGCCGTCTTCTTCGTCGGCACCGGCACGGCGGCAAACTCTTTGGCCTTCGCCAGCGTCACCCGCCCCGGCGGCCATGTGTTCTGCCACCGCGAGGCGCATGTGAATTCCGACGAATGCGGCGCCCCCGAGTTCTTTTCGCTCGGCGCGCGCATGGCGCCGGTCGACGGCGCCTTCGGTAAGATGGAACCGGAGCGGCTGGAGGCCGAGATCAAGCGCTTCCCGCCGGGCTTCGTTCACGCGGGCCAGCCGATGGCTGTGACGCTGACGCAGGCGACGGAGGCCGGCACGGTCTATACGCTCGACGAAATATCGGCGATTTCGCAGATCGCGCAGCGCTATGCCCTGCCGCTGCACATGGATGGCGCGCGCTTTGCCAATGCGCTGGTCGCGCTGGATGCTACGCCCGCAGAGATGACCTGGAAGCGCGGCGTCGATATTCTCTCCTTCGGAGGTACCAAGAACGGCTGCTGGTGCGCCGAAGCCCTGATTCTCTTCGATCCGAAGAAGACCGGCGATATGCCGTATCTCCGCAAGCGCTCGGCCCAGCTCTTCTCCAAGACCCGCTTCGTCTCGGCCCAGCTCGAAGCCTATCTCGACAAGAATCTCTGGCTCGACCTTGCGCGTCACGCCAATGCCATGGCCAAGCGACTGGCCGACGGCATCGCCGACAGCAACAGCGCCCGGCTTGCCTGGCCCTCCAATGCCAACGAGCTTTTCGTGATCCTGAAAACCGCGAATGCAGACGCCCTGAAAGAGAAGGGTGCACTCTTCTACGACTGGCCCGTGCCGCATGCGCTGGCCGGCACGCTCGGTGCGAATGAGGACCTGTACCGTCTGGTCACCAGCTTCGCCACCGAAGCAGCCGATGTCGATGCCTTCCTCGAAGGCTGCCGTAGCGCGTGA
- the cpdR1 gene encoding response regulator CpdR1: protein MSPKILLAEDDNDMRRFLVKALEKAGYKVLSFDNGASAYDRLREEPFSLLLTDIVMPEMDGIELARRATELDPDLKVMFITGFAAVALNPDSKAPKDAKVLSKPFHLRDLVDEVNKMLAA, encoded by the coding sequence ATGAGTCCCAAAATTCTCCTCGCAGAAGACGACAACGACATGCGCCGTTTCCTGGTGAAGGCGCTGGAAAAAGCCGGTTACAAGGTCCTTTCCTTCGACAACGGCGCCAGTGCCTACGACCGGCTGCGGGAAGAGCCTTTCTCGCTTCTCCTCACCGACATCGTCATGCCGGAAATGGACGGGATCGAACTCGCGCGCCGCGCGACCGAACTCGACCCTGACCTCAAGGTCATGTTCATCACCGGCTTCGCTGCCGTGGCGCTGAACCCCGACAGCAAGGCCCCGAAGGACGCCAAGGTCCTCTCCAAGCCCTTCCACCTGCGCGACCTGGTCGACGAAGTGAACAAGATGCTCGCCGCCTGA
- a CDS encoding ribbon-helix-helix protein, CopG family translates to MTTLPDDLETALAAHARQQNISRDEAVRRILREWMRTHGFLADEEEGENAPSPVPGKPDPEFVQYPGYFKGEGSL, encoded by the coding sequence ATGACGACCCTCCCCGACGATCTCGAAACAGCCCTTGCCGCCCACGCCCGTCAGCAGAACATCTCGCGTGACGAAGCTGTCCGTAGGATCCTTCGGGAATGGATGCGGACGCACGGTTTTCTGGCGGATGAGGAGGAAGGCGAGAACGCGCCTTCGCCGGTTCCGGGAAAGCCGGATCCTGAATTCGTACAATATCCGGGCTATTTCAAAGGAGAAGGCAGTCTCTGA
- a CDS encoding alpha/beta fold hydrolase, translated as MPPAAADPRRHTVGFFTGAGGRRLRYAVFRSGDTAAKGTVVLLHGRNESIEKYFEMIGDLLARGLWVATFDWRGQAGSERLLKQLRRGHVRRFSDYEEDLSIFLEKIVLPDTRLPFFLVAHSMGALVALAQAPRLATRIDRMVLNAPFVALGNQRMSHGKIGLLSAAFSLFGLGALALSKEQPMLFPQNLVSSDPVRYARNAAIAQAHPELALGAPSARWLHETFRAIRRVTRREHLTRITVPTLLLAPTRDRLVPYAAIEALARNFRAATLIPIDGARHEVFQEDDRYRAQAIAAIDAFIPGSTGPDVTESLSGDDMLVL; from the coding sequence ATACCGCCTGCCGCCGCCGATCCGCGTCGCCACACCGTCGGCTTCTTTACCGGCGCCGGTGGACGACGCCTGCGCTATGCCGTGTTTCGCAGCGGCGACACCGCAGCCAAGGGCACTGTCGTTCTTCTCCACGGCCGCAACGAATCCATCGAGAAATATTTCGAGATGATCGGCGATCTGCTCGCGCGCGGCCTCTGGGTCGCAACGTTCGACTGGCGTGGACAGGCCGGGTCGGAGCGTCTGCTGAAGCAGTTGCGCCGGGGCCATGTGCGCCGCTTCTCGGATTATGAAGAAGATCTGTCGATCTTCCTTGAGAAGATCGTGCTGCCGGATACGCGCCTGCCGTTCTTTCTCGTCGCCCACTCCATGGGTGCGCTGGTGGCGCTGGCACAGGCGCCGCGACTGGCAACGCGGATCGACCGCATGGTGCTGAACGCGCCGTTCGTGGCGCTCGGCAACCAGCGCATGAGCCATGGCAAGATCGGCCTGCTCTCGGCCGCCTTCAGCCTGTTCGGCCTTGGCGCCCTGGCCCTCTCGAAGGAGCAGCCCATGCTCTTCCCGCAGAACCTCGTTTCATCGGACCCCGTGCGCTACGCCCGCAACGCCGCAATCGCGCAGGCCCATCCCGAACTGGCGCTAGGAGCCCCGAGCGCGCGCTGGCTGCATGAAACCTTCCGCGCCATCCGCCGCGTCACGCGCCGCGAGCACCTGACGCGCATCACCGTGCCGACGCTGCTGCTCGCCCCCACGCGCGACCGTCTGGTGCCCTATGCCGCCATCGAGGCGCTGGCCCGCAACTTCCGCGCCGCCACGCTCATCCCCATCGATGGCGCCCGCCATGAGGTCTTCCAGGAGGACGACCGCTACCGTGCGCAGGCAATCGCGGCGATCGACGCCTTCATCCCCGGCAGCACCGGCCCCGACGTGACGGAGAGCCTAAGCGGCGACGATATGCTCGTGCTCTGA
- a CDS encoding endonuclease/exonuclease/phosphatase family protein, which translates to MPDHDSLPSLDRSYATLPRAAGVLSILTYNVHSCIGTDRRMDPERVAEVIAAASPDVIALQELDVGRARTGGIDQAARIANLLKMTSHFHPALHVREEQYGDAILTALPSRLIKAGPIPSVGETRGALWVEVMVDGRPVQIFNTHFGLRRGERRQQAETLLGDGWIGNDACRDQPIILTGDFNAIPSSVAYGLLKRRLPPVSVGISPGRAAGTRMAPTFPSRFPLLRLDHIFVSEGIETITAGPVCTPLSRIASDHLPLHAALRISGS; encoded by the coding sequence ATGCCTGATCACGATTCGCTGCCTTCGCTCGACCGTTCTTACGCAACGCTGCCTCGCGCCGCCGGCGTCCTTTCCATCCTCACCTACAATGTTCACAGCTGCATCGGCACCGACCGGCGGATGGACCCGGAGCGCGTCGCGGAGGTCATTGCGGCGGCGAGCCCCGACGTCATCGCGCTGCAGGAACTCGATGTCGGCCGCGCCCGCACCGGCGGTATCGACCAGGCGGCGCGGATCGCCAATCTGCTCAAGATGACGTCGCATTTCCATCCCGCGCTGCATGTTCGCGAGGAGCAGTATGGCGATGCCATCCTGACGGCGCTCCCTTCGCGCCTGATCAAGGCCGGACCCATCCCGTCCGTCGGCGAGACGCGCGGCGCGCTCTGGGTGGAGGTCATGGTCGATGGGCGGCCCGTGCAGATCTTCAATACGCATTTCGGCCTAAGGCGCGGAGAAAGACGGCAGCAGGCGGAAACACTTCTCGGAGATGGGTGGATCGGCAACGACGCCTGCCGGGACCAGCCCATCATTCTGACCGGAGATTTCAACGCAATCCCCTCATCGGTCGCCTATGGCCTTCTCAAGCGCCGGCTTCCGCCCGTCAGCGTCGGCATTAGCCCCGGGCGTGCCGCCGGTACGAGGATGGCGCCCACCTTCCCCTCGCGCTTTCCGCTCCTGCGTCTCGACCATATCTTCGTCTCCGAAGGCATAGAGACGATCACAGCAGGCCCCGTGTGCACGCCGCTTTCGCGGATCGCGTCCGATCACTTGCCGCTGCATGCAGCCCTCAGGATCAGCGGTTCATAA
- a CDS encoding N-formylglutamate amidohydrolase, producing the protein MEETVREHDLFYVREPDHQRIPFVFNSPHSGRLYSDAFLAQSRLDARTIRRSEDHYVDELFGRAVGLGAPMLVAHFPRAFLDVNREPYELDPRMFDGALPPHANIGSMRVAGGLGTVPRLVAENMEIYRTRMPVEDALERIETIYKPYHATLRRLIARTHVLFGRAILIDCHSMPGNVRVAGSSMRPDIIIGDRYGTSASADLSRMAVTLLEDLGFTVTRNKPYAGGFITEHYGRPRRGLHALQIEINRGLYVDETTLVKKPEFDWLAHILGTFFAEFAAHVESSTESLPLAAE; encoded by the coding sequence ATGGAGGAGACGGTTCGGGAGCACGACCTGTTTTACGTTCGCGAGCCGGACCATCAGCGAATTCCCTTTGTTTTCAACTCTCCGCACAGCGGCAGGCTCTATAGCGACGCGTTTCTGGCGCAGTCGCGGCTTGATGCGCGCACGATTCGGCGCTCCGAGGATCATTATGTGGATGAGCTTTTCGGGCGTGCGGTCGGGCTCGGCGCGCCGATGCTGGTCGCGCATTTCCCCAGGGCTTTTCTCGACGTCAATCGCGAACCTTACGAGCTCGATCCGCGCATGTTCGATGGTGCGCTGCCGCCGCATGCCAATATCGGCTCCATGCGGGTTGCCGGCGGTCTCGGCACCGTGCCGCGCCTCGTGGCCGAGAACATGGAAATCTACCGCACCCGCATGCCGGTCGAGGACGCGCTGGAGCGGATCGAGACGATCTACAAGCCGTATCATGCGACGCTTCGGCGGCTGATTGCGCGCACCCATGTGCTGTTCGGGCGGGCGATCCTGATCGATTGCCATTCCATGCCCGGCAATGTCCGCGTGGCGGGCAGCAGCATGCGGCCGGATATCATCATCGGCGATCGCTACGGCACCAGTGCCTCGGCCGATCTGTCCCGCATGGCGGTGACGCTGCTGGAGGATCTCGGCTTCACGGTAACACGCAACAAGCCTTATGCTGGCGGGTTCATCACCGAGCACTACGGGCGTCCGAGGCGAGGCCTGCATGCGCTGCAGATCGAGATCAATCGCGGGCTCTATGTGGACGAGACGACGCTCGTGAAGAAGCCGGAATTCGATTGGCTGGCGCATATTCTCGGAACGTTCTTCGCGGAATTCGCAGCTCATGTGGAAAGCTCGACCGAGAGCCTGCCGCTCGCCGCGGAATAG
- a CDS encoding DUF1206 domain-containing protein codes for MANKFEFLARWGYAARGVVYITLGLIALLGSSAGEEASTHGALSNLLGQPFGRFLLGTVAIGLIGHVLWRLAQALLNADNQDSSLKGYLARGGNLASGIINGTLALAAARLVMASGGSSNGEGGPAAWLMQQPFGRFLVGALGLIVIAAGAVQAWRGISGKYRERLQLPSGRSDLLGGVSVFGLVARGLVLSITGGFFVFAAMVVDSGQAGSVPEALDWVRNLPSGTYLYALAAAGLVAFGLYSFIEARYRRIDAPEQADVKRGMAKAASAVDRLS; via the coding sequence ATGGCCAACAAATTCGAGTTTCTCGCCCGGTGGGGATATGCCGCCCGTGGCGTTGTCTACATAACGCTCGGCTTGATCGCCCTTCTTGGCTCGTCTGCCGGTGAGGAGGCGAGCACCCATGGTGCCCTGTCCAATCTGCTCGGTCAGCCGTTCGGGCGCTTCCTGCTGGGAACCGTCGCCATCGGCCTCATCGGGCACGTCCTCTGGCGGCTGGCGCAGGCGCTGCTCAATGCGGACAATCAGGACAGCAGCCTGAAGGGCTATCTGGCGCGCGGGGGGAACCTTGCAAGCGGTATCATCAACGGCACCCTGGCGCTTGCCGCAGCACGGCTGGTCATGGCGTCCGGCGGATCTTCGAATGGCGAAGGCGGTCCGGCAGCTTGGCTGATGCAGCAACCGTTCGGCCGATTCCTCGTCGGCGCCTTGGGTCTGATCGTCATTGCCGCCGGCGCCGTTCAGGCATGGCGCGGGATCTCGGGGAAATATCGGGAGCGCCTCCAACTGCCGTCCGGCAGAAGCGATCTCCTCGGCGGCGTTTCCGTTTTCGGTCTCGTCGCGCGCGGCCTCGTGCTCTCGATCACCGGCGGGTTCTTCGTGTTCGCAGCCATGGTGGTGGACTCAGGGCAAGCAGGAAGTGTGCCCGAGGCGCTGGACTGGGTGCGCAACCTGCCCTCGGGAACCTATCTCTACGCTCTCGCCGCTGCGGGTCTGGTGGCTTTCGGTCTCTACAGCTTCATCGAAGCGCGCTACCGACGGATCGATGCACCCGAGCAGGCGGATGTAAAGCGCGGCATGGCGAAGGCCGCATCGGCCGTCGATAGACTTTCATAG
- the hisN gene encoding histidinol-phosphatase — protein MLPDRPFFDRLADAAKAETLPRFRMGIGVSNKLESGFDPVTEGDQAAERAIRALIEDAFPEHGILGEEYGTVGADRDYVWVIDPIDGTRAFISGLPVWGTLIGLYHKGRAVMGLMDQPFTGERFFAADGVTHYRGPEGERTLATRDCASLSEATMFTTSPALYHGDIKTKFEAVQDKVRLARYGCDCYAFALLAAGHIDLVIEAGLKPYDVGGLIPLIEQAGGIVTDWNGGRAEMGGEVIAAGSAALHAEALAILRG, from the coding sequence ATGTTGCCGGACCGCCCGTTCTTCGATCGCCTTGCGGATGCAGCCAAGGCGGAGACGTTGCCACGGTTTCGCATGGGCATCGGCGTTTCCAACAAGCTGGAGAGCGGGTTCGATCCGGTGACCGAAGGCGACCAGGCGGCGGAGCGGGCGATCCGGGCCTTGATCGAGGACGCTTTTCCGGAACATGGCATCCTTGGGGAGGAATACGGCACGGTGGGGGCGGATCGCGATTACGTCTGGGTCATCGATCCGATCGACGGCACGCGCGCCTTCATCTCCGGCCTGCCGGTCTGGGGCACGCTGATCGGCCTTTACCACAAGGGCCGGGCCGTGATGGGGCTGATGGACCAGCCCTTTACCGGCGAGCGCTTCTTCGCGGCGGACGGCGTTACGCATTACCGGGGGCCGGAGGGCGAGCGGACGCTGGCAACGCGCGACTGCGCGTCCCTGTCGGAAGCCACCATGTTCACGACCTCGCCGGCGCTCTATCACGGCGACATCAAGACGAAGTTCGAGGCGGTGCAGGACAAGGTGCGTCTCGCCCGCTACGGCTGCGATTGCTATGCCTTTGCGCTTCTGGCGGCCGGGCATATCGATCTCGTCATCGAAGCCGGCCTGAAGCCTTACGATGTCGGCGGCCTCATTCCGCTGATCGAGCAGGCTGGCGGCATCGTGACCGACTGGAATGGCGGGCGCGCGGAAATGGGCGGGGAGGTGATCGCGGCGGGAAGCGCGGCACTCCACGCGGAGGCTCTGGCGATCCTCAGGGGCTGA
- a CDS encoding Hsp20 family protein: protein MRHVDFSPLYRSTVGFDRLFTMLDSLGQPDQSQSYPPYNIERTGDNTYRITMAVAGFDESELSIEAREHTLTVKGEKSEEQTAENQFLYRGIAKRAFERRFQLAEYVEIRSASLKNGLLHIDLLREIPEAAKPRRIEISAAQSAPKQIEANQVEASVN from the coding sequence ATGCGTCACGTTGATTTTTCTCCCCTCTACCGCTCCACCGTCGGCTTCGACCGGCTGTTCACCATGCTGGACAGCCTCGGCCAGCCGGACCAGTCGCAGAGCTATCCGCCCTATAATATCGAGCGGACCGGCGACAACACCTACCGGATCACCATGGCGGTTGCCGGTTTCGACGAAAGCGAACTTTCGATCGAAGCGCGGGAACACACGCTGACGGTCAAGGGCGAAAAGAGCGAGGAGCAGACGGCTGAAAACCAGTTCCTGTATCGCGGCATTGCCAAGCGCGCGTTCGAGCGCCGCTTCCAGCTGGCCGAATATGTGGAAATCCGCTCCGCTTCCCTGAAGAACGGCCTGCTGCACATCGATCTCCTGCGTGAGATCCCGGAAGCAGCCAAGCCGCGCCGCATCGAAATTTCGGCCGCGCAGAGCGCACCGAAGCAGATCGAGGCGAACCAGGTCGAAGCCAGCGTCAACTGA
- a CDS encoding lysylphosphatidylglycerol synthase domain-containing protein has protein sequence MSLRIIFRVVAVAAVLFALYLLFQTLRQYTLDEILTALRAIPVSHLLLGLAFAAASYACLSCFDALGVRYTGKRLPIHKTALASFVSLSIGHNVGVAALSSGAVRYRYYARWGLTTEDVAKIVLFCGVTVALGLMTLGGASLLLRPQDAADMTGLSRSAVFAIGIASLIAPVIYLVLSAVVRKPLTVRDWSFDLPKLPIAAAQIVVGTLNFAFVAASLHQMLSAFAEAGYLKVASVSIIANVAAIISHVPGGIGVLEATVAHILPGAESVAAVIAFRVIYYFIPLAIGLPTLLISEIVMKDKTLKAPASKSDEPQGRHAGSPA, from the coding sequence ATGAGCCTTCGCATAATCTTCCGCGTGGTTGCCGTGGCGGCCGTCCTCTTCGCCCTCTACCTGCTCTTCCAGACCTTGCGGCAGTATACGCTGGACGAGATTCTGACCGCGCTGCGGGCCATACCGGTCTCGCATCTGCTTCTCGGCCTGGCCTTTGCCGCCGCTTCCTATGCGTGCCTCTCCTGCTTCGATGCGCTGGGCGTTCGTTACACGGGCAAGCGCCTGCCGATCCACAAGACGGCGCTGGCCTCCTTTGTCAGCCTGTCCATCGGCCATAATGTCGGCGTCGCCGCGCTCAGCAGCGGTGCCGTCCGGTATCGCTATTATGCGCGCTGGGGCCTGACGACCGAGGATGTGGCGAAGATCGTGCTTTTCTGCGGTGTCACCGTGGCGCTGGGGCTCATGACTCTCGGTGGCGCCAGCCTACTGCTGCGCCCGCAGGATGCAGCCGACATGACCGGGCTCAGCCGCAGCGCCGTCTTTGCCATCGGCATCGCCTCATTGATCGCCCCTGTCATCTACCTCGTTCTGTCCGCCGTCGTGCGAAAGCCGCTGACGGTCAGGGATTGGAGCTTCGACCTGCCGAAGCTACCTATCGCCGCGGCACAGATCGTCGTGGGAACGCTTAACTTCGCCTTCGTGGCGGCAAGCCTGCACCAGATGCTTTCGGCATTCGCCGAGGCTGGCTATCTCAAGGTCGCCTCCGTCTCGATCATCGCCAATGTCGCCGCGATCATCAGCCATGTCCCCGGCGGCATCGGCGTTCTCGAAGCGACGGTCGCGCATATCTTGCCGGGCGCGGAGTCGGTTGCCGCCGTCATCGCCTTCCGGGTGATTTACTACTTCATCCCGCTCGCAATCGGTCTTCCCACCCTTCTAATCAGCGAGATCGTGATGAAGGACAAGACCTTGAAAGCACCGGCAAGCAAGAGCGATGAGCCGCAAGGTCGGCATGCGGGATCGCCGGCCTGA
- a CDS encoding phospholipase D-like domain-containing protein yields the protein MYHVGQENDGDHLGEDSSGSGETAIIRIGENAWRREMADKIAFMIDGKAYFQTLDQALRLASRRIWIIGWDFNPDIRLTPENSDSPTLGNLLLTLVEAKPELEIHILVWAMGPIYSGKSLKLFRKKGWASHPRIHLNFDTHHPLRGSHHQKIVCIDDTAGFIGGIDLTARRWDDSDHRPGNPLRVTPDGEAYEPVHDMQAAVSGPAARMLGDICRERWLSAMEETIAPVEGAATAWPDSLVPALTGCPVAIARTTPATIGHDGIHESIHMLTDALKSAQRTVYIEAQYLAAFGIADILIERLSRPDGPEVLIVVTRISHGFIEKVMMGTNRDRLIRRLKRNDPHDRLRVMYAVVPCDDEDGQQEVLVHSKLVIIDDRFLRLGSSNLNNRSEGMDTEADMAIEAVNDDQRAAIADVRCRMLAEHLDSTPDAVRQAIFRLKSLHDGVESLNTRGRGLRHFDIDLAEGEEDPLPGTDVIDPAGPIHPIDTLRRRAGAIASRIFGSAS from the coding sequence GTGTATCATGTCGGCCAGGAGAATGACGGCGATCATCTCGGCGAGGATTCTTCAGGCAGCGGTGAGACTGCTATCATCCGGATCGGCGAAAATGCCTGGCGTCGGGAAATGGCAGACAAGATCGCCTTCATGATTGATGGCAAGGCGTACTTCCAGACGCTCGATCAGGCGCTGCGGCTGGCTTCCCGGCGCATCTGGATCATCGGCTGGGATTTCAACCCCGACATCCGCCTGACGCCCGAAAATTCGGACAGTCCCACGCTCGGAAACCTGCTTCTCACGCTGGTCGAAGCGAAGCCGGAGCTTGAGATCCACATCCTCGTCTGGGCCATGGGGCCGATCTATTCCGGTAAGTCGCTGAAGCTCTTCCGCAAGAAGGGCTGGGCGAGCCATCCGCGCATTCACCTGAATTTCGATACGCATCACCCGCTGCGTGGTTCGCATCACCAGAAGATTGTCTGCATCGACGACACGGCCGGCTTCATTGGCGGCATTGATCTGACCGCCCGCCGCTGGGATGACAGCGACCACAGACCGGGCAACCCCCTGCGCGTGACGCCGGACGGCGAGGCCTACGAGCCGGTGCACGACATGCAGGCCGCCGTATCCGGCCCTGCGGCGCGCATGCTCGGCGATATCTGCCGCGAGCGCTGGCTGTCTGCCATGGAGGAGACGATCGCGCCCGTCGAAGGCGCTGCCACTGCATGGCCCGATAGCCTCGTGCCGGCCTTGACCGGGTGCCCGGTCGCGATCGCCCGCACCACGCCGGCGACAATCGGCCATGACGGCATCCACGAGTCCATCCACATGCTCACGGATGCGCTGAAATCGGCGCAGCGAACCGTCTATATCGAGGCGCAGTATCTCGCCGCCTTCGGCATCGCCGATATTCTCATCGAGCGGCTGTCTCGACCGGATGGACCGGAAGTGCTGATTGTCGTCACGCGCATCTCGCACGGCTTTATCGAGAAGGTGATGATGGGCACCAATCGCGATCGCCTGATCCGCCGGCTGAAGCGCAATGATCCGCATGACCGGCTGCGCGTGATGTATGCCGTCGTACCCTGCGACGATGAGGATGGGCAGCAGGAGGTGCTGGTGCATTCCAAGCTCGTCATCATCGACGACCGCTTTCTGCGGCTGGGATCCTCGAATCTCAACAATCGTTCCGAAGGCATGGACACGGAAGCCGACATGGCGATCGAAGCCGTTAACGATGATCAGCGCGCTGCCATCGCCGATGTGCGCTGTCGAATGCTGGCCGAGCACCTCGACTCGACGCCAGACGCGGTGCGGCAAGCAATCTTCCGGCTGAAATCGCTGCATGACGGCGTGGAATCTCTGAACACCAGAGGCCGCGGCCTGCGCCACTTCGATATCGATCTGGCAGAAGGCGAGGAAGACCCATTGCCCGGCACCGATGTTATCGATCCCGCCGGGCCGATCCATCCGATCGATACGCTGCGCCGCCGCGCTGGCGCGATCGCCAGCCGCATTTTCGGCAGTGCCTCGTAA
- a CDS encoding plastocyanin/azurin family copper-binding protein, whose translation MISLSRTALSLFTAAGCALLCTTAFAAGTITVVETGEGGSAMGLSLEPATVKAGPAVFSVHNAAVGEEHEMIVVRLKSADQKIPLEVTRHRVDESQLKSLGEVEDLKPGADGQLKTHLKAGTYLVFCNIKGHYEAGMQAKLTVTP comes from the coding sequence ATGATCTCCCTGTCCCGAACGGCGCTTTCCCTTTTCACGGCTGCCGGATGCGCACTTCTCTGCACAACCGCCTTTGCCGCCGGCACGATCACGGTCGTGGAAACAGGTGAAGGCGGCAGCGCGATGGGCTTGAGCCTGGAGCCTGCGACCGTCAAAGCCGGTCCCGCTGTCTTCAGCGTCCACAATGCCGCCGTCGGCGAGGAGCACGAGATGATCGTCGTGCGGCTGAAATCTGCCGACCAGAAAATTCCGCTGGAGGTGACCCGGCACCGGGTCGATGAAAGCCAGCTGAAAAGCCTCGGCGAGGTGGAAGACCTGAAGCCGGGTGCCGATGGTCAATTGAAGACGCACCTGAAGGCAGGAACCTATCTGGTGTTCTGCAACATCAAGGGCCACTACGAGGCGGGAATGCAGGCCAAGCTGACGGTGACGCCGTAA